From one Leguminivora glycinivorella isolate SPB_JAAS2020 chromosome 5, LegGlyc_1.1, whole genome shotgun sequence genomic stretch:
- the LOC125226005 gene encoding cytochrome P450 6B6-like — protein MILILVAVLVILVYYYGTRNHDYWAKRNVKHDPPVFLFGNNFKGFFGRQSFTQVANDLYNRFPNEKVVGYYRGSTPELYIRDPDIVRDILSNDFPYFHPRGVGRNPDVEPLLANVFHGDGDLWKLTRQRLTPAFTTARLKAMFPLVVRCAGRLQGAARAAAARPGAGAVNARELMARFTTEFIAACGFGVDTNSLGDEDSHFRKIGKLMLDRPLPVIIKFMLWEIFPVLRSHIHVFDQRLDEVFFDFVKNIREARQCKPSDRHDFIDLLLELEARGKIVGESIEHHNPDGTPMTVDMEMDLKMMVAQVFIFFGAGFETSSSATSYTLHQLAFNPELQTKIQLEIDEVLRKYDNKLCYDAVAEMKLLSMAFKEAMRMFPSLGVLTRVCARPYTFSQLGLSVDPGVRIVIPLQALQNDEKYYDNPQEFRLERFSPEEIKKRHKYVYLPFGDGPRACIGSRLGEMQSLAGLAAVLQACRVAPAPTTLREPPVDSSSNIVQIVKGGLPLQLSVRSQ, from the exons ATGATTCTTATTTTGGTTGCGGTACTAGTTATTCTTGTGTACTATTACGGCACTCGGAACCACGACTACTGGGCCAAGAGAAACGTCAAGCACGACCCGCCCGTGTTCCTGTTCGGAAATAACTTCAAGGGCTTCTTCGGACGGCAAAGTTTTACACAGGTAGCCAACGACTTATATAATCGTTTTCCTAACGAGAAAGTTGTTGGGTACTACAGAGGATCCACTCCCGAGCTTTACATAAGAGACCCAGATATAGTGAGAGATATATTAAGCAATGATTTTCCATATTTCCATCCACGAGGCGTCGGAAGGAATCCGGACGTGGAGCCGTTGCTGGCGAATGTGTTCCACGGAGACGGCGACCTGTGGAAGCTGACGCGGCAGCGGCTGACGCCGGCGTTCACGACCGCGCGGCTGAAGGCGATGTTCCCGCTGGTGGTGCGGTGCGCGGGGCGTCTGCagggcgcggcgcgcgcggcggcggcccgccccggcgccggcgccgtcAACGCGCGCGAGCTCATGGCGCGCTTCACCACCGAGTTCATCGCCGCCTGCGGCTTCGGCGTCGACACCAACTCCCTCGGCGACGAAGATTCACACTTCAGAAAGATCGGCAAGCTCATGCTAGACAGACCCCTCCCtgtcataattaaattcatgcTGTGGGAAATTTTCCCTGTACTAAGATCCCACATTCACGTATTTGATCAGAGACTTGATGAAGTTTTTTTcgattttgttaaaaatataagaGAAGCTAGACAATGCAAACCATCTGACCGCCATGATTTCATAGACCTGCTCCTGGAGTTAGAGGCCAGGGGAAAGATCGTAGGGGAATCAATTGAGCACCACAACCCAGACGGTACGCCTATGACTGTGGACATGGAAATGGATTTAAAAATGATGGTGGCCCAGGTGTTCATATTCTTTGGAGCCGGTTTCGAGACGTCCTCGTCGGCCACGAGTTATACATTGCACCAGCTTGCGTTTAATCCTgaattacaaacaaaaatacAATTGGAGATCGATGAAGTGCTTAGGAAATATGACAATAAGCTCTGCTACGACGCCGTGGCGGAGATGAAACTGTTGAGCATGGCTTTTAAGGAGGCGATGCGGATGTTTCCGTCGCTGGGCGTGCTGACCCGCGTGTGTGCTCGGCCTTACACTTTCTCTCAGCTGGGGTTGAGCGTGGATCCTGGCGTGAGGATAGTGATCCCGCTGCAAGCGCTGCAGAACGATGAGAAATACTACGACAACCCGCAGGAATTCCGCCTGGAACGATTTAGCCCCGAAGAAATAAAGAAGcgacataaatatgtatatttgccTTTCGGTGATGGACCGAGAGCTTGCATAG GCTCCCGTCTGGGCGAGATGCAGTCGCTGGCGGGCCTGGCGGCGGTGCTGCAGGCGTGCCGCGTGGCGCCGGCGCCCACCACGCTGCGGGAGCCGCCGGTGGACTCGAGCTCCAACATCGTGCAGATTGTCAAGGGAGGCCTGCCACTTCAGCTGTCAGTTAGAAGCCAATGA
- the LOC125226653 gene encoding dual specificity protein phosphatase 14-like, with the protein MKVLVDDKVSCVGEEPTVEETQKLTKEELNRGCPLGVSRVTPSLFVCGAHALPGAVGALRPALVVSAAPELPPFEGAPLHCVPLLDTPHSDMHPYMERVADLIHEVVSSGEVVLVHCVAGVSRSVTLCLAYLIKWEKMTLRDAYHHMKLRRPQIRPNTGFFKQLIKYEERLFSAPSVKMVYCEAIDKEIPDVYEPDYRGMMWFRKRYGPIEKC; encoded by the exons ATGAAGGTTCTTGTTGACGACAAAGTGTCGTGTGTGGGGGAGGAGCCGACAGTGGAGGAAACGCAGAAGTTGACCAAGGAAGAATTAAACAG AGGCTGTCCCTTGGGCGTGTCCCGCGTGACTCCATCCCTCTTCGTGTGCGGTGCGCACGCGCTGCCCGGCGCGGTGGGTGCGCTCCGGCCCGCGCTGGTCGTGAGCGCAGCCCCAGAGCTGCCGCCGTTCGAAGGCGCCCCCCTGCACTGTGTTCCACTGCTAGATACACCGCATTCCGATATGCACCCGTATATGGAGAGAGTTGCTGATCTGATTCATGAG GTCGTATCAAGCGGAGAAGTAGTATTGGTGCACTGCGTTGCTGGTGTGTCCAGATCTGTCACCCTCTGTCTGGCTTACCTGATTAAGTGGGAGAAGATGACCTTGCGGGACGCCTACCACCATATGAAACTTAGACG ACCGCAAATCCGGCCAAACACCGGCTTCTTCAAGCAGCTGATCAAATACGAAGAGAGATTGTTCAGCGCGCCCTCCGTCAAAATGGTGTACTGCGAAGCCATCGACAAGGAGATCCCAGACGTCTACGAACCAGACTACAGAGGCATGATGTGGTTCCGGAAGAGATACGGGCCGATCGAGAAG
- the LOC125226006 gene encoding uncharacterized protein LOC125226006: protein MSHYVKIHYGPYEAFHTTSHKPAKIVGVRDKLRRLGYRVDINPVEFIDYCVFEIMGYQVFRCNIRNLLLNMECDSDPVASRAVQACLAASDELQHARHRFWVARLLNEDVFKRTADPDQWPFDLNLKPYATCVDCAGCCGILTRKKSDVEIVKPLIYNDIKQNLLYDLSNRDR from the exons ATGTCGCACTACGTGAAAATCCACTACGGGCCTTACGAGGCGTTTCATACTACGTCGCACAAACCTGCTAAAATTGTTGGAGTCAGAG ATAAGCTCCGGCGGCTGGGCTATCGAGTCGACATCAACCCTGTGGAGTTCATTGACTACTGCGTCTTTGAGATCATGGGGTACCAG GTGTTCCGCTGCAACATCCGCAACCTCCTCCTAAACATGGAGTGCGACTCGGACCCTGTTGCCTCGCGCGCCGTGCAGGCTTGCCTCGCCGCCTCTGACGAGCTCCAACACGCCCGCCATCGCTTCTGGGTGGCCCGCCTTCTCAACGAGGACGTGTTCAAGCGGACCGCCGACCCGGACCAGTGGCCGTTCGACCTCAACCTCAAGCCCTACGCCACCTGTGTGGACTGCGCCGGCTGCTGCGGGATACTGACTAGAAAGAAAAGTGACGTCGAAATCGTAAAACCGTTAATTTATAATGACATTAAGCAGAACTTGCTATACGATTTGAGCAATAGGGATCGATAA